In Gammaproteobacteria bacterium, one genomic interval encodes:
- the xth gene encoding exodeoxyribonuclease III codes for MRVITLNANGIRAAARKGFYHWLRRQKADIVCLQELKAQEDQLQGREFWPRNWHCFYECAEKKGYSGVGLYSRQEPDEVLRGYGSAEFDAEGRYLEARFGPLSVVSLYLPSGSSSEARQEAKWRFLDEFTPLLAAARDSGRQYLLCGDFNIAHREIDLKNWRGNRKNSGFLPEERAWMDLLFGELGFVDCFRRINPEPDQYTWWSNRGQAWAKNVGWRIDYHVATPELAGRATSASIYKRKRFSDHAPLILDYAD; via the coding sequence ATGCGCGTAATCACCCTTAACGCCAACGGCATCCGCGCGGCGGCGCGCAAGGGCTTCTATCACTGGCTGCGGCGGCAGAAGGCGGACATTGTTTGCCTTCAGGAGCTCAAGGCACAGGAGGACCAGCTTCAGGGCCGCGAGTTCTGGCCGCGCAACTGGCACTGCTTCTACGAGTGCGCGGAGAAAAAGGGTTATTCGGGCGTGGGGCTGTATTCGCGACAGGAACCGGATGAAGTGCTGCGGGGATACGGTTCGGCGGAGTTCGACGCCGAGGGCCGTTACCTCGAGGCTCGCTTCGGCCCGCTCAGCGTAGTTTCCCTATACCTGCCTTCGGGGTCATCGTCGGAAGCACGCCAGGAAGCCAAGTGGCGGTTTCTCGACGAGTTCACGCCGCTGCTCGCGGCGGCGCGCGACAGCGGCCGGCAATACCTGCTTTGCGGCGATTTCAACATCGCGCATCGTGAAATCGACCTCAAGAACTGGCGCGGCAACCGCAAGAACTCGGGTTTCCTGCCCGAGGAGCGCGCCTGGATGGACCTGCTGTTCGGCGAACTCGGATTCGTGGACTGCTTTCGGCGGATCAATCCCGAGCCGGACCAGTACACCTGGTGGTCCAACCGGGGGCAGGCCTGGGCGAAGAACGTGGGCTGGCGCATCGACTACCACGTGGCCACTCCGGAGCTGGCCGGACGGGCCACCTCCGCCTCGATCTACAAGCGCAAGCGTTTCTCCGACCACGCGCCGCTGATCCTCGACTATGCCGACTGA
- a CDS encoding SDR family oxidoreductase, whose protein sequence is MEIKGKTIVITGAARGLGAAMARRLAAQGANLALCDLNRDSLDGTAADCRAAGAEVRRYAANVSVESDVEAFMDAVASDCGALDVLINNAGITRDGLLMKYKDGELLGKMSVEDWRAVLDVNLTGTFLCAREAAVHMARFGAGGVIINISSLSRVGNFGQSNYSATKAGVAALTVLWARELARHGIRTAAIAPGLINTEMVAAMKPEARDRLAAMVPAKRLGDPDEVAQTAQFILENDYISGRVIDLDGGLRW, encoded by the coding sequence GTGGAAATAAAGGGCAAAACGATAGTCATTACCGGAGCCGCGCGCGGCCTGGGCGCGGCCATGGCGCGCCGCCTGGCGGCGCAGGGCGCGAACCTGGCGCTGTGCGATCTGAACCGGGACAGCCTGGACGGCACGGCGGCCGATTGCCGCGCGGCCGGCGCCGAGGTGCGCCGTTACGCCGCCAATGTGTCCGTCGAAAGCGACGTGGAGGCGTTCATGGACGCCGTGGCCTCGGACTGCGGCGCGCTCGACGTGCTGATCAACAACGCCGGCATTACCCGCGACGGCCTGCTGATGAAGTACAAGGACGGCGAACTGCTGGGCAAGATGTCGGTTGAAGACTGGCGGGCTGTCCTGGACGTGAACCTGACCGGCACCTTCCTGTGCGCGCGCGAAGCCGCCGTGCACATGGCGCGCTTCGGCGCGGGCGGGGTGATCATCAACATCTCCAGCCTTTCGCGGGTCGGCAACTTCGGCCAGTCGAACTACTCCGCCACCAAGGCCGGCGTCGCCGCGCTGACCGTCCTCTGGGCGCGCGAACTGGCGCGTCACGGCATCCGCACCGCAGCCATAGCCCCCGGCCTGATCAACACCGAGATGGTCGCGGCGATGAAGCCCGAGGCCCGCGACCGCCTCGCGGCGATGGTGCCGGCGAAGCGCCTCGGCGACCCGGACGAAGTGGCCCAGACCGCGCAGTTCATCCTGGAGAACGACTACATTTCGGGCCGCGTGATCGACCTGGACGGGGGGCTGCGCTGGTAA
- a CDS encoding class I SAM-dependent methyltransferase yields MPRRLLTDDEWEQFWRHGSVTTFERSGNPNYDGEIREFWERQFATLREGARIVDLATGNGAVALLAAEYSAANDRQFRVDALDRAGIRPEKDLKEADAAREWLKSVRFRSGAPNESTGLESGCADLLTSQYGFEYGDPSASAREAMRILKPGGRIALITHHANSVVVREAREGLEQHRLCIRREQLLTRARRVVDAMASAESDFEKRMLKHDARTENLRRKLNAAVVRVQQQAGQFSDPGNGIGFVLNGLQAVFAPGLRPAERRATIRRLREASDAYCLRMEDLLAATPDAGEFDRLLDHLRSAGLVVDGWFPLVYREEALMGWAVAGHRPRAEDAAAME; encoded by the coding sequence GTGCCGCGCAGGCTTCTCACCGACGACGAGTGGGAGCAATTCTGGCGTCACGGCAGCGTAACCACCTTCGAACGCAGCGGCAATCCCAACTACGACGGTGAGATTCGCGAGTTCTGGGAACGCCAGTTCGCGACGCTGCGCGAAGGCGCCCGGATTGTCGATCTCGCCACCGGAAACGGCGCCGTGGCTCTCCTGGCGGCGGAATATTCCGCCGCGAACGACAGGCAATTCCGTGTCGATGCGCTGGACAGGGCCGGGATTCGGCCCGAGAAGGACCTCAAGGAGGCCGACGCGGCCCGGGAGTGGCTGAAAAGCGTCCGGTTTCGCAGCGGAGCGCCCAACGAGAGCACCGGGCTGGAGAGCGGGTGCGCTGACCTGCTGACTTCGCAGTACGGCTTCGAGTACGGGGACCCCTCAGCCAGTGCGCGGGAAGCGATGCGAATTCTAAAGCCGGGCGGGCGCATTGCACTCATCACCCATCATGCCAATTCTGTGGTGGTCAGGGAGGCCCGCGAGGGACTGGAACAGCATCGCCTGTGCATCAGGCGGGAACAGTTGCTGACCCGGGCGCGCCGGGTCGTCGACGCGATGGCATCGGCGGAATCGGACTTCGAGAAGCGAATGCTCAAGCATGACGCCAGAACGGAAAATCTGCGCCGCAAGCTGAACGCCGCAGTCGTGCGCGTCCAGCAGCAGGCCGGGCAATTCAGCGATCCGGGCAACGGCATCGGATTTGTCCTGAACGGGCTGCAAGCCGTTTTTGCTCCCGGACTTCGACCGGCCGAGAGGCGGGCGACGATCCGGCGGCTGCGCGAGGCGAGCGACGCCTATTGCCTGCGCATGGAGGACCTTCTGGCCGCGACGCCCGACGCAGGCGAGTTCGACCGGCTTCTGGACCACTTGCGTTCGGCGGGGCTCGTTGTCGACGGCTGGTTCCCGCTGGTGTACCGGGAAGAGGCGCTGATGGGCTGGGCAGTAGCCGGCCACAGGCCGCGTGCGGAAGACGCGGCCGCAATGGAGTAG
- a CDS encoding glutathione S-transferase family protein, giving the protein MGTVYLRDDDRGRVLGHGVRPVISALHTTNTPRRDQMIRLHGPQQSRAARCLWMLEELAIPYEHVPLDGQSREERRKSLGKITLTGKAPALEDGSLKLFESTAINLYLAAKYDDRELWPATQAQRAHVLQWSFFAMTELEPHIVTLFMQKFVHTGDDHSEAAVKGAEQALAEPLDVLEKQLAKRSHLLGEQFTAADLICVSVLDMLVMLQFSLEGWPKVNKWVSACRDRPAYQRSRGAP; this is encoded by the coding sequence ATGGGTACTGTTTATTTACGCGATGACGATCGTGGCCGCGTTCTCGGGCACGGTGTTCGGCCCGTAATCAGTGCTTTACATACGACTAATACTCCAAGGAGAGATCAGATGATTCGCCTACACGGTCCGCAGCAATCGCGCGCTGCGCGCTGCTTGTGGATGCTTGAGGAACTGGCAATACCGTACGAGCATGTGCCGCTCGACGGCCAGTCGCGCGAGGAACGCAGGAAGTCGCTCGGCAAGATCACCCTCACGGGCAAGGCGCCCGCGCTGGAGGACGGCTCGCTCAAGCTGTTCGAATCCACCGCCATCAACCTGTACCTGGCCGCCAAGTACGACGACCGCGAATTGTGGCCCGCCACCCAGGCGCAAAGGGCCCATGTGCTTCAATGGTCTTTCTTTGCGATGACCGAACTGGAACCGCACATCGTTACGCTCTTCATGCAGAAATTCGTGCACACCGGAGACGACCACAGCGAGGCGGCCGTCAAGGGAGCGGAACAGGCATTGGCGGAACCGCTGGACGTGCTCGAGAAGCAACTGGCCAAACGATCCCATCTGCTGGGCGAGCAGTTCACGGCGGCGGACCTGATCTGCGTTTCCGTGCTGGACATGCTGGTGATGCTGCAATTCAGTCTCGAGGGGTGGCCGAAGGTGAACAAGTGGGTTTCGGCGTGCAGGGACCGGCCGGCCTATCAACGCTCCCGGGGCGCGCCCTAG
- a CDS encoding class I SAM-dependent methyltransferase has protein sequence MTSAPMSASNWQAQGPRTTLVSSSTRIPSSGPAVICCVSSLGVKAQARREIVCALHFPAESATIGRYDSGGKAMTQPITHALALDRNRDTRARERFVSGLRGFVLNDLAATMRTDFESAVATDLEKEAGDKVLDGADVHRAIRGREIFKAYSSARCTAQQMVWDVVMDSIEKQREQLNGTGKSLADKPKAGGTLQLDPDLEIPRYVEAVDVHLMPGCYYKEYGGEDLAAGALYDQGLNVFAFGAMGKELNDIGWSMANFYKNRFAGRQTRRILDVGCTIGHNTLPWKQVFPDAEVHGIDVAAPCLRYAHARAEAMGVEAHFHQQSAEDIRFPDNSMDVVFSSMFLHELPNKAIRQYLAEAHRVLRPGGVLLNMELPPNDRMAAYDQFYLDWDSYYNNEPFYKDFRDQNPKELTVAAGFPADGYFEGVMPRYTYTDEEDFIAMALADPEFGEDTGRLSDVIFWYGFGSVKQD, from the coding sequence ATGACGTCGGCGCCCATGTCGGCCAGCAACTGGCAGGCCCAGGGACCCAGAACGACGCTGGTGAGCTCCAGCACGCGAATCCCGTCCAGCGGTCCCGCCGTCATCTGTTGCGTCTCGTCATTGGGCGTAAAGGCGCAGGCACGGCGCGAGATTGTATGCGCTTTGCATTTTCCTGCCGAATCCGCAACAATCGGACGTTACGACTCTGGGGGAAAAGCCATGACACAACCGATCACCCATGCCCTGGCCCTGGACCGGAATCGCGACACGCGGGCGCGGGAGAGGTTTGTTTCCGGTCTGCGCGGTTTCGTACTGAACGATCTCGCCGCAACCATGCGCACGGACTTCGAATCCGCCGTCGCCACAGACCTGGAAAAGGAGGCCGGCGACAAGGTTCTGGACGGCGCCGACGTGCATCGCGCCATACGTGGTCGGGAAATTTTCAAGGCGTATTCCTCCGCCCGATGCACCGCCCAGCAAATGGTCTGGGACGTGGTAATGGACAGCATCGAGAAACAGCGCGAGCAACTCAACGGCACAGGCAAGAGCCTTGCGGACAAGCCCAAGGCCGGCGGCACCCTGCAACTCGATCCGGATCTTGAGATTCCGCGCTACGTGGAAGCGGTGGACGTCCACCTGATGCCGGGTTGCTACTACAAGGAGTACGGGGGAGAGGATCTCGCGGCAGGCGCCCTTTACGACCAGGGACTGAACGTGTTCGCGTTCGGCGCCATGGGCAAGGAACTGAACGACATCGGCTGGTCGATGGCGAATTTCTACAAGAACCGCTTCGCCGGCCGCCAGACCCGACGGATCCTCGATGTCGGCTGCACCATCGGCCACAACACCCTGCCCTGGAAGCAGGTCTTTCCGGACGCCGAGGTGCATGGGATCGACGTGGCCGCGCCCTGCCTGCGCTATGCCCACGCGCGCGCGGAGGCGATGGGCGTCGAAGCGCATTTCCACCAGCAGAGCGCCGAGGACATTCGCTTCCCCGACAACTCGATGGACGTGGTTTTCAGTTCCATGTTCCTGCACGAACTGCCGAACAAGGCGATTCGGCAATATCTCGCCGAAGCGCATCGTGTGCTGCGCCCGGGCGGCGTGTTGCTGAACATGGAGTTGCCGCCGAACGACCGCATGGCGGCCTACGACCAGTTCTACCTGGACTGGGACAGCTATTACAACAATGAGCCGTTCTACAAGGACTTCCGGGACCAGAATCCGAAGGAACTGACGGTCGCCGCCGGCTTCCCCGCCGACGGATACTTCGAAGGCGTAATGCCGCGCTACACGTATACCGACGAGGAAGATTTCATCGCGATGGCGCTGGCCGATCCCGAGTTCGGCGAAGACACGGGCCGACTCTCCGACGTGATCTTCTGGTACGGCTTCGGTTCGGTCAAGCAGGACTAG
- a CDS encoding CoA transferase, with amino-acid sequence MTAGPLDGIRVLELTSVVLGPWACQLLADMGADVIKVEPPYGDSNRTLGASHNPGMAALYLTCNRNKRGLVLDLKKPAGREAVLRLARDADVLVHNNRPGVMTRLGLEYDDLRAVNPRIIYCGTYGYSKDGPYAQRGALDDSIQSVSGFAMLHAMVQGEPRYAPSVVADKTTAITVVYGVLAALFHRERTGEGQELEVPMFETMVSFVMAEHLWGQVFDPPLSTAGYKRLMSKHRKPYRTLDGYIAVLPYLDRHWELFCTRAGRPELIEDERFRTLSDRVRNIDDTYEETGRILATRTTAEWMELFEGSSVPVNAVNSLDDLQNDEHLRAVGFWSEMDHPTEGKLRMPGFPVNFSATPADIRRHPPQLGEHSVEVLSEAGYSRAEIDDMLASGVTRTPE; translated from the coding sequence ATGACGGCGGGACCGCTGGACGGGATTCGCGTGCTGGAGCTCACCAGCGTCGTTCTGGGTCCCTGGGCCTGCCAGTTGCTGGCCGACATGGGCGCCGACGTCATCAAGGTGGAACCGCCTTACGGAGACTCCAACCGGACCTTGGGTGCTTCCCATAACCCCGGCATGGCCGCGCTCTACCTGACCTGCAACCGCAACAAGCGGGGCCTGGTCCTGGACCTCAAGAAGCCCGCCGGAAGGGAAGCGGTGCTGCGCCTGGCGCGCGACGCGGACGTGCTGGTTCACAACAACCGTCCCGGCGTGATGACGCGCCTGGGGCTGGAATACGACGACCTGCGGGCGGTCAACCCGCGGATCATCTACTGCGGGACGTACGGCTACAGCAAGGACGGGCCCTATGCCCAGCGCGGCGCGCTGGACGATTCGATCCAGTCGGTCAGCGGCTTTGCCATGTTGCACGCGATGGTGCAGGGCGAACCGCGCTACGCGCCCAGCGTGGTGGCCGACAAGACCACGGCGATCACCGTGGTCTACGGCGTGCTGGCGGCGCTGTTTCATCGCGAACGGACCGGCGAGGGGCAGGAGCTGGAAGTGCCTATGTTCGAGACCATGGTGTCGTTCGTCATGGCCGAGCACCTTTGGGGCCAGGTGTTCGATCCGCCGCTGTCCACGGCCGGCTACAAGCGGCTGATGAGCAAGCACCGCAAGCCGTACAGGACGCTGGACGGTTACATTGCCGTGCTGCCGTACCTGGACCGGCACTGGGAGCTTTTCTGCACCCGGGCCGGACGGCCCGAACTGATCGAGGACGAGCGCTTCCGCACGCTTTCGGACCGGGTGCGGAATATCGACGACACCTACGAGGAAACGGGCCGGATTCTGGCCACTCGAACCACGGCCGAATGGATGGAATTGTTCGAAGGCAGCAGCGTGCCAGTCAACGCGGTGAATTCTCTCGACGACCTGCAGAACGACGAACACCTTCGGGCCGTCGGTTTCTGGAGCGAAATGGACCACCCGACCGAAGGGAAGCTTCGCATGCCGGGATTCCCGGTGAATTTCTCGGCCACCCCGGCCGACATTCGCCGCCACCCTCCCCAACTGGGCGAGCACAGCGTGGAGGTACTGAGCGAGGCCGGCTACTCCAGGGCGGAAATAGACGACATGCTCGCCAGCGGAGTGACCCGCACTCCCGAATAA
- a CDS encoding TonB-dependent receptor, producing the protein MKSIHKLASAVIGCALLAPAFAQDDQMIEEVIVTAQRRAESVQDVPIAVSAYSDLQLRELQVTELLDMTRLVPNLIGSNNTGLGSANVYSLRALNNTESIPTFDPPVGSYVDDIFISRQNANNFALFDIDRIEVLRGPQGTLFGRNTTGGAVNVILKKPAEEFGGYVELGFGRFSQVRFRGSVDLPVQENLLLKLSAYAIDDDGFVENRTTGEDGINYEKNVGVRAALRWLGETVTWDAAVAYVDNEHANLLNLNDPDEDERYTLTGLRSDQAPPWPTPIHGAKAGKPLGNWVNSLSLYSNIEVDTAYGTLNIITGQRYLDHDFTLDFLNLGRPYGGFTIANEGEHDQFTQEIKLTGSTGNGALDYVAGVFYIQEENAVDFADLLGIGGAFNGFQPLLLADRLLENDTDALAIYLQVDYHVNEQITLTGGARWTDETKDVGFTKNPNWPWGFDSADIAALGYPLEQNAKITTPRIALEYEISDDLMLYASATRGFKSGGWNARGTNPGAIEVFGPEKVWSYEAGMRSDWMGGRLRFNATVFSTDVTDFQLPSAVYDPVTGAPTFNTRNYASLENQGVEVELTAALIDGLTVFVNFGTQDAEYAELNPSIIEQQALCNADLSAGVAAAASPFCAAGVVNHLGQIADPVRSPDYTLTAGAAYDIAISPGWELRPSAFIYKIGKHSIGSSGAPTALSDGYSVITASVTLRNLEQDWSISAECQNCADREQGTSFFVGLYLQDPRTWTVNFRKDF; encoded by the coding sequence ATGAAATCGATTCACAAACTTGCATCCGCCGTTATCGGCTGTGCGCTTTTAGCGCCGGCATTCGCCCAGGACGACCAGATGATCGAAGAGGTCATCGTGACCGCCCAGCGCCGGGCGGAAAGCGTGCAGGACGTACCGATCGCAGTCAGCGCGTATTCCGACCTGCAGCTTCGCGAACTTCAGGTGACCGAGCTGCTGGACATGACCCGGCTGGTGCCCAACCTGATCGGCAGCAACAACACGGGACTGGGCTCGGCCAACGTGTATTCGCTTCGCGCGCTGAACAACACCGAATCGATCCCCACCTTCGATCCCCCGGTTGGCAGCTACGTGGACGACATCTTCATCAGCCGGCAGAACGCAAACAACTTCGCGCTGTTCGACATCGACCGGATCGAGGTGCTGCGCGGACCGCAGGGCACGCTGTTCGGCCGCAACACCACCGGCGGCGCCGTGAACGTGATCCTGAAGAAGCCGGCCGAGGAATTCGGCGGCTACGTCGAACTGGGCTTCGGCCGGTTCAGCCAGGTGCGCTTCCGCGGCAGCGTGGACCTGCCGGTCCAGGAAAACCTCCTGCTCAAGCTCTCGGCCTACGCGATCGATGACGACGGCTTCGTCGAGAATCGCACCACGGGCGAAGACGGCATCAACTACGAGAAGAACGTGGGCGTGCGCGCCGCGCTGCGCTGGCTGGGCGAAACCGTCACCTGGGACGCGGCCGTGGCCTACGTGGACAACGAGCATGCCAACCTGCTGAACCTCAACGATCCGGACGAGGACGAGCGCTACACCCTTACCGGACTGCGCTCCGACCAGGCCCCGCCCTGGCCCACGCCCATCCACGGCGCGAAAGCCGGCAAGCCGCTGGGCAACTGGGTCAACTCGCTTTCGCTCTATTCGAACATCGAAGTGGACACCGCATACGGCACCCTCAACATAATTACCGGCCAGCGCTACCTTGATCACGATTTCACGCTGGACTTCCTGAACCTCGGCCGGCCCTACGGCGGCTTCACGATCGCCAATGAGGGAGAACATGACCAGTTCACGCAGGAAATCAAGCTGACCGGCTCCACCGGCAACGGAGCGCTGGACTACGTGGCGGGCGTGTTCTACATCCAGGAAGAAAACGCCGTGGACTTTGCCGATCTCCTGGGCATCGGCGGCGCCTTCAACGGCTTCCAGCCGCTGCTGCTGGCCGACCGGCTTCTCGAGAACGACACTGACGCTCTGGCGATCTATCTGCAGGTGGACTATCACGTCAACGAGCAAATCACGCTCACCGGCGGCGCCCGCTGGACCGACGAAACCAAGGACGTGGGTTTCACCAAGAACCCCAACTGGCCGTGGGGCTTCGACTCCGCCGATATCGCCGCGCTGGGGTATCCGCTGGAACAGAACGCCAAGATCACGACTCCGCGAATCGCGCTTGAGTACGAAATCAGCGACGACCTGATGCTCTACGCGTCGGCCACGCGAGGGTTCAAGTCCGGCGGCTGGAACGCGCGCGGCACCAACCCGGGGGCCATCGAGGTATTCGGTCCCGAAAAGGTCTGGTCGTACGAAGCAGGCATGCGCTCCGACTGGATGGGAGGACGGCTGCGTTTCAACGCCACCGTCTTCAGCACGGACGTCACCGACTTCCAGTTGCCGTCCGCGGTCTACGATCCCGTGACCGGCGCCCCGACCTTCAACACGCGCAACTACGCGTCGCTGGAAAACCAGGGCGTGGAGGTGGAACTCACCGCCGCGCTGATCGACGGTCTGACCGTGTTCGTGAACTTCGGGACGCAGGATGCGGAATATGCCGAGCTCAATCCTTCGATCATCGAACAGCAGGCGCTGTGTAACGCCGATCTGTCTGCAGGCGTTGCCGCCGCGGCGAGCCCCTTCTGCGCGGCGGGCGTGGTGAACCACCTGGGGCAGATTGCAGACCCGGTTCGCTCGCCGGACTACACGCTGACGGCCGGGGCGGCCTACGACATCGCGATCTCCCCGGGGTGGGAGCTGCGGCCGAGCGCCTTCATCTACAAGATCGGCAAGCACAGCATCGGCTCCAGCGGCGCGCCGACCGCGCTCAGCGACGGCTACTCGGTTATCACCGCCTCCGTCACGCTGCGTAACCTGGAACAGGACTGGTCGATCAGCGCCGAATGCCAGAACTGCGCCGACCGCGAACAGGGCACGTCCTTCTTCGTGGGCCTGTACCTGCAGGACCCGCGCACCTGGACCGTGAATTTCCGCAAGGACTTCTAG
- a CDS encoding DUF4437 domain-containing protein, which produces MGRPHIEPYVETDVPFRRMTLPGFGKGMHYKVLSLDSDTGACSLVVKFESGYSLPPGMSYTEMELYVAEGSLQVGDKTFETGHYLWLPPGVSLPALSSPNGARCLMFYNYGEPSFVESDEDHPRAERHKMVSVNALEDIVWGPANVSPSVAPGCFVKVLKFDPLTHGFTFMYCMTPNFWQDNISYHDCMEEGYHVWGTSWMMQFGYLPTGGYFWRPPWINHGAFQSTYGCLAIGRTDSQLHNYFHFNPWTTPEENQERAAAQLYRQKRNLYEWVRAQDGHNHPHDFEHPHYRDHVHHDDHD; this is translated from the coding sequence ATGGGCCGTCCACATATTGAACCCTACGTAGAAACCGACGTTCCCTTCCGGCGCATGACCTTGCCCGGTTTCGGCAAGGGCATGCACTACAAGGTGCTGAGCCTCGACAGCGACACGGGCGCCTGCTCGCTGGTCGTGAAGTTCGAGTCCGGTTATTCCCTGCCCCCGGGCATGAGCTACACCGAAATGGAGCTCTACGTTGCCGAAGGCAGTCTCCAGGTTGGAGACAAGACCTTCGAGACCGGCCACTACCTGTGGCTGCCGCCCGGCGTTTCATTGCCCGCCCTCAGCTCTCCGAACGGCGCGCGCTGCCTGATGTTCTACAACTACGGCGAGCCGAGTTTCGTGGAGTCCGACGAGGACCATCCGCGCGCCGAGCGCCACAAGATGGTGAGCGTCAACGCGCTGGAAGACATCGTCTGGGGTCCGGCCAACGTGTCGCCGTCGGTGGCGCCCGGCTGCTTCGTCAAGGTCCTCAAGTTCGATCCGCTAACCCACGGGTTCACGTTCATGTACTGCATGACGCCGAACTTCTGGCAGGACAACATCTCGTACCACGACTGCATGGAAGAGGGCTATCACGTCTGGGGCACTTCCTGGATGATGCAGTTCGGCTACCTGCCCACCGGCGGCTATTTCTGGCGCCCGCCCTGGATCAACCACGGCGCGTTTCAGAGCACGTACGGCTGTCTCGCGATCGGGCGGACGGACTCGCAGTTGCACAATTACTTCCACTTCAATCCGTGGACCACGCCCGAGGAGAACCAGGAGCGGGCGGCGGCCCAGCTGTATCGGCAGAAGCGGAACCTGTACGAGTGGGTCCGCGCCCAGGACGGCCACAACCACCCGCACGACTTCGAGCACCCGCACTACCGCGACCACGTTCACCACGACGACCACGACTGA
- a CDS encoding alpha/beta fold hydrolase, with product MNPVLRPAILLWFAAFLTLSAQPVRADGGPGNPGEPTHCVVLLHGIGGFALLLKPMELSLEEQGYFVANVTYPSLADPIESLAVEAVEEGLQRCSAQGLSRIHFVTHSMGGILVRQYLSQGSIAGLERVVMLAPPNQGSRFADYVGDSPLGKLYEPDALAQLGTGDESVPRRLDAPDFELGVIAGTRNLRKLIPGAPSEPSDGVVTVDETKAPGMKDFLLTPATHTTIVWNDEVQRQTAHFLRNGRFDHPREGR from the coding sequence ATGAACCCGGTCCTGCGACCGGCAATCCTGCTGTGGTTTGCAGCTTTCCTGACGCTTTCGGCGCAGCCTGTCCGCGCCGATGGGGGTCCCGGCAATCCCGGGGAGCCGACCCATTGCGTCGTGCTGCTACACGGCATAGGGGGATTCGCGCTGCTCCTCAAGCCCATGGAATTGAGCCTGGAGGAGCAGGGCTATTTCGTGGCCAATGTCACTTATCCCTCGCTGGCGGACCCGATCGAATCGCTCGCGGTCGAAGCGGTGGAGGAGGGACTTCAGAGGTGCTCTGCGCAGGGCCTGTCGCGGATCCACTTCGTGACCCATTCCATGGGAGGAATACTGGTCCGCCAATACCTTTCGCAAGGGTCGATAGCGGGACTTGAGAGGGTGGTGATGCTGGCTCCCCCCAACCAGGGCAGCCGGTTTGCCGACTATGTGGGCGACAGCCCGCTGGGGAAGTTATATGAACCGGATGCGCTGGCGCAACTGGGCACCGGCGACGAGTCGGTGCCGCGCCGCCTGGACGCCCCCGATTTCGAACTGGGCGTGATTGCGGGCACCCGTAACCTGAGAAAGCTGATTCCGGGCGCGCCGTCCGAACCCAGCGACGGCGTGGTCACGGTGGACGAGACGAAGGCGCCCGGAATGAAGGATTTTCTGCTGACGCCGGCTACGCACACGACCATCGTCTGGAACGACGAGGTCCAGCGCCAGACGGCGCACTTCCTGCGCAACGGCCGATTCGATCATCCGCGGGAAGGCCGCTGA